Proteins from a single region of Stutzerimonas stutzeri:
- a CDS encoding HupE/UreJ family protein: MNLRKPLLATLLLLSPALALAHPGHDHAGVMSGIAHPIFGLDHLLAMVAVGLWAAQQTGKARWALPLTFVATMLLGGLAGFAGIEMPLMETGIAGSVLALGLLVALAIRPPLVVAAALTALFAASHGVAHGLELPELSSPWGYAVGFVAATAALHALGYGLVRGLPQAAAPLVRIAGAVSAVTGAWLLVA, encoded by the coding sequence ATGAACCTGCGCAAACCACTGCTCGCCACCCTCCTGCTGCTCAGCCCGGCACTGGCCTTGGCTCACCCCGGGCATGACCATGCCGGCGTGATGTCCGGTATCGCCCACCCTATCTTCGGCCTCGACCACCTGCTGGCGATGGTTGCCGTCGGACTGTGGGCCGCCCAACAGACTGGCAAGGCGCGCTGGGCGCTGCCGCTGACCTTCGTAGCCACCATGCTGCTCGGCGGCCTGGCCGGTTTCGCCGGAATCGAAATGCCGCTGATGGAAACCGGTATTGCCGGCTCGGTTCTGGCCCTCGGCCTGCTGGTAGCCCTGGCAATTCGCCCGCCGCTGGTCGTCGCCGCAGCGCTGACCGCGCTGTTCGCCGCCAGCCATGGCGTCGCCCACGGACTGGAACTGCCGGAGCTGTCCAGCCCATGGGGTTACGCCGTCGGCTTTGTGGCGGCCACCGCTGCGCTGCATGCCCTGGGCTACGGGCTGGTGCGCGGCCTGCCGCAGGCCGCAGCGCCGCTGGTTCGCATCGCGGGGGCCGTATCGGCGGTTACCGGCGCCTGGCTGCTGGTCGCCTGA
- the ureG gene encoding urease accessory protein UreG, with protein sequence MNTQPLRVGIGGPVGSGKTALTLALCQALRDRYNLAVVTNDIYTQEDAQFLVRNEALAPERIIGVETGGCPHTAIREDASINLEAVEQLNRRFPGLDLIIVESGGDNLSATFSPELSDLTIYVIDVSAGDKLPRKGGPGICKSDLLVINKIDLAPMVGASLEVMDRDARKMRGERPFVFSNQKVGQGLEEIISFIEKQGMLSAA encoded by the coding sequence ATGAACACCCAACCCCTGCGCGTCGGCATTGGCGGGCCGGTCGGTTCCGGCAAGACCGCCCTGACCCTCGCCCTGTGCCAGGCCCTGCGCGACCGCTACAACCTCGCCGTGGTGACCAACGACATCTACACCCAGGAAGACGCCCAGTTCCTCGTGCGTAACGAGGCCCTGGCGCCCGAGCGGATCATCGGCGTGGAAACCGGCGGCTGTCCGCACACGGCGATCCGCGAGGACGCCTCGATCAACCTCGAGGCGGTGGAGCAGCTCAACCGGCGCTTTCCCGGCCTGGATCTGATCATCGTCGAGTCCGGCGGCGACAACCTCTCGGCCACCTTCAGCCCCGAGCTGTCGGATCTGACCATCTACGTGATCGACGTGTCCGCCGGCGACAAGCTGCCACGCAAGGGTGGTCCGGGCATCTGCAAGTCCGACCTGCTGGTGATCAACAAGATCGACCTGGCGCCGATGGTCGGCGCCTCGCTGGAGGTGATGGATCGCGATGCCCGCAAGATGCGCGGCGAGCGCCCGTTCGTCTTCAGCAACCAGAAGGTCGGCCAGGGTCTCGAGGAAATCATCTCCTTTATCGAAAAACAGGGAATGCTCAGCGCCGCCTGA
- a CDS encoding urease accessory protein UreF codes for MNAAATPGLAWALLRLASPQLPIGGYSYSQGLEMAVENGLVNDPDSARRWLEDQLLLNLARFEAPLLLAHCEAAAQDDWPRLLQLAAEHRASRETRELQLESRQMGYSLAQLLDGLPELDQPARDCLAAADEPGLALAWALAARAWRIEPADALAAWLWGWLENQLAVLMKTLPLGQQAAQRLTSQLLPVLSQAQREASQLPEAAWGSAPFGLVLTSMAHERQYSRLFRS; via the coding sequence GTGAACGCGGCCGCTACTCCCGGCCTGGCCTGGGCGCTGCTGCGGCTGGCCAGCCCGCAGCTGCCGATCGGCGGCTACAGCTATTCCCAGGGGCTGGAAATGGCGGTGGAAAACGGCTTGGTGAACGATCCGGACAGCGCCCGGCGTTGGCTGGAGGATCAGTTGCTGCTCAACCTCGCCCGCTTCGAGGCGCCGCTGCTGCTCGCGCATTGCGAAGCAGCGGCACAGGACGACTGGCCGCGCCTGTTGCAACTGGCTGCCGAACACCGCGCCAGCCGCGAAACCCGCGAGCTGCAGCTGGAAAGCCGGCAGATGGGCTATTCCCTCGCGCAGTTGCTCGACGGCCTGCCGGAACTCGACCAGCCGGCCCGCGATTGCCTCGCGGCCGCCGACGAGCCCGGCCTGGCCCTGGCCTGGGCGCTGGCCGCCCGCGCCTGGCGGATCGAACCCGCCGATGCACTGGCCGCCTGGTTGTGGGGCTGGCTGGAAAATCAGCTGGCGGTGCTGATGAAGACCCTGCCGCTGGGGCAGCAGGCGGCGCAGCGCTTGACCTCGCAGTTGTTGCCGGTCCTGAGCCAGGCGCAGCGGGAAGCGAGTCAGCTGCCGGAAGCGGCCTGGGGCAGCGCGCCGTTTGGATTGGTGCTGACCAGCATGGCGCATGAGCGGCAGTACAGTCGGTTGTTTAGGTCATGA
- the ureE gene encoding urease accessory protein UreE, with amino-acid sequence MLVIRQRIDARPEWQAELELTYDARSKSRLRCFSTSGEDVGLFLERGQPPLHDGECLLAGDGRVVRVRARPEQLLHVTCASAFELTRAAYHLGNRHVALQVGDGWLRLLDDYVLKDMLLQLGAQVEHIEAPFQPEHGAYGGGHHHSHAGEAEFSYAPRLHQFGVRP; translated from the coding sequence ATGCTGGTGATTCGCCAACGCATCGACGCCCGCCCCGAGTGGCAGGCCGAACTCGAACTGACCTACGACGCGCGCAGCAAGAGTCGCCTGCGCTGCTTCAGTACCAGTGGCGAAGACGTCGGCCTGTTTCTCGAACGCGGCCAGCCGCCGCTGCACGATGGCGAATGCCTGCTCGCCGGTGATGGCCGCGTGGTGCGCGTGCGCGCCCGCCCCGAGCAGCTGCTGCACGTCACCTGCGCCAGCGCTTTCGAACTGACTCGCGCGGCCTATCACCTGGGCAACCGCCATGTCGCCCTGCAGGTCGGCGACGGCTGGCTGCGCCTGCTCGACGACTACGTGCTCAAGGACATGCTGTTGCAGCTGGGTGCCCAGGTCGAACATATCGAGGCGCCCTTCCAGCCGGAGCATGGCGCCTACGGTGGCGGCCATCACCATTCCCACGCTGGCGAAGCGGAGTTCAGCTACGCACCGCGCCTGCACCAGTTCGGCGTGCGCCCGTGA
- a CDS encoding GNAT family N-acetyltransferase, with the protein MQERDIPAVLAIQKESYAAEVLEDEAVIRSRLAAFPQLAWVAEDDDGVCAYLFAYHSRLGKVTPLDGEFCTDGDADCLYLHDLAVAGRAAGRGIGPALVRYNLQQAGTAQLRYSALVSVQDSTGFWSRLGYEAHDELDPPQAGNLASYQIPAVYMVRDLHQ; encoded by the coding sequence ATGCAGGAGCGCGATATCCCTGCCGTCCTGGCGATCCAGAAAGAATCCTATGCCGCCGAGGTCCTGGAAGACGAGGCGGTGATCCGCTCACGGCTGGCAGCGTTCCCGCAACTGGCGTGGGTGGCCGAGGATGACGACGGTGTCTGCGCCTACCTGTTCGCCTACCACTCGCGCCTGGGCAAGGTGACCCCGCTGGACGGGGAGTTCTGCACCGACGGCGACGCCGATTGCCTCTACCTGCATGATCTGGCCGTGGCCGGGCGAGCCGCCGGCCGCGGCATCGGCCCGGCACTGGTGCGGTATAACCTGCAACAGGCCGGCACCGCACAGCTGCGCTATTCGGCACTGGTGTCGGTGCAGGATTCCACCGGCTTCTGGTCGCGCCTGGGCTACGAAGCCCACGACGAACTCGACCCGCCGCAGGCCGGCAACCTGGCCAGCTACCAGATCCCTGCCGTGTACATGGTGCGCGACCTGCACCAGTAA
- a CDS encoding DMT family transporter, which yields MNDHHHPLYGVLLILLSGLLLASHDGLAKHLSEIYPVFLVIWARYVAQTVLMTALFVPRMGPRVFRTLRPWPQLLRGLSLVGVSLLFINGLHFIPLAEATAVIFLTPVLVTIASALLGERVSRSQWLAVGFGLLGVVIIVRPGSALFTPAVLLPFGAALSFTVYQLVTRRLAGTDHPVTSNYLTSLVGCVTLSVLVVFNWRTPTLHDALLMGALGAMAMLGHLLLTNAFRFASAATLAPFTYGQIVFAGVVGYVAFDHAPDTGALIGMAVIIASGLCMAYVQRRQEPVEG from the coding sequence TTGAACGATCACCATCACCCGCTCTACGGCGTCCTGCTGATATTGCTGTCGGGTCTGCTGCTGGCCAGTCATGACGGGCTGGCCAAACACCTCTCGGAAATCTACCCGGTGTTCCTGGTCATCTGGGCTCGCTACGTCGCACAGACGGTGCTGATGACCGCGCTGTTCGTGCCGCGCATGGGCCCGCGCGTGTTTCGCACCCTGCGCCCTTGGCCACAGTTGCTGCGCGGGCTGAGCCTGGTCGGCGTGAGTCTGCTGTTCATCAACGGCCTGCATTTCATCCCGCTGGCCGAAGCCACTGCGGTGATCTTTCTGACTCCGGTGCTGGTGACCATCGCCTCGGCGCTGCTGGGCGAGCGGGTCAGCCGCAGTCAGTGGCTCGCCGTTGGCTTCGGCCTGCTCGGGGTGGTGATCATCGTGCGGCCCGGTTCGGCGCTATTCACCCCGGCGGTGCTGTTGCCCTTCGGCGCGGCGCTGTCGTTCACCGTGTATCAGCTGGTGACCCGGCGCCTGGCCGGTACCGACCACCCGGTGACCAGCAACTACCTGACCAGCCTGGTCGGCTGTGTGACCTTGAGCGTGCTGGTGGTCTTCAACTGGCGCACGCCAACCCTGCACGATGCGCTGCTGATGGGCGCGCTCGGCGCCATGGCAATGCTCGGCCACTTGTTGCTGACCAATGCCTTCCGCTTCGCCAGCGCGGCGACGCTGGCGCCATTCACCTACGGCCAGATCGTCTTCGCCGGAGTAGTCGGCTATGTCGCCTTCGATCACGCGCCGGATACCGGGGCGCTGATCGGCATGGCGGTGATCATCGCCAGCGGCCTGTGCATGGCTTATGTGCAGCGCCGCCAGGAGCCGGTCGAAGGATAA
- a CDS encoding isocitrate lyase/PEP mutase family protein, translating to MPRLSHNDLRRNFRELLNADRCFHTASVFDPMSARIAADLGFEVGILGGSVASLQVLAAPDFNLITLSEFVEQATRICRVAQLPVLADADHGYGNALNVMRTVSELERAGISALTIEDTLLPPKFGRRSTDLIGMFEAVGKIRAALEARVDPEMAIIGRTNAGVIGFEEVIARAQAYEKAGADAICLVGIEDFDHLESIASQLSKPLMLVTYGNPNLRDNARLAALGVRIVVNGHAAYFAAIKATYDCLREQRQVDALDLNASQLSVKYSTADEYVVWAEEYMQVKE from the coding sequence ATGCCGCGACTCTCTCACAACGACCTGCGCCGCAACTTTCGCGAGCTGCTGAACGCCGACCGCTGCTTCCACACCGCCTCGGTGTTCGACCCGATGTCCGCGCGCATCGCCGCCGACCTCGGTTTCGAAGTGGGCATCCTCGGCGGCTCGGTGGCCTCGCTGCAGGTTCTCGCCGCGCCGGACTTCAACCTCATTACCCTCAGCGAGTTCGTTGAGCAGGCTACGCGTATCTGCCGCGTCGCCCAGCTGCCGGTGCTGGCCGATGCCGACCATGGCTACGGCAATGCGCTAAACGTGATGCGCACCGTTTCCGAACTGGAACGCGCCGGGATTTCCGCGCTGACCATCGAGGACACTCTGCTGCCGCCGAAATTTGGCCGTCGCTCCACCGACCTCATCGGCATGTTCGAGGCGGTCGGCAAGATCCGCGCGGCGCTGGAGGCGCGGGTCGATCCGGAAATGGCCATCATCGGCCGGACCAATGCCGGGGTGATCGGCTTCGAGGAAGTCATCGCCCGCGCCCAGGCCTACGAGAAGGCCGGCGCCGATGCCATCTGCCTGGTCGGCATTGAGGACTTCGACCATCTGGAAAGCATCGCCAGCCAGCTCAGCAAGCCGCTGATGCTGGTCACCTACGGCAACCCCAACCTGCGCGACAACGCGCGGCTGGCGGCGCTCGGCGTGCGCATCGTGGTCAACGGCCACGCGGCCTACTTCGCAGCGATCAAGGCCACCTACGACTGCCTGCGCGAGCAACGCCAGGTCGATGCGCTGGACCTGAATGCTTCGCAGCTGTCGGTCAAATACTCCACGGCCGATGAATACGTCGTCTGGGCCGAGGAATACATGCAGGTCAAGGAGTAA
- a CDS encoding TorF family putative porin, protein MDYRYLIALILLLGGCASQPEVVEREVGQFDLKLGTAPTRSMAQGLVQPTTASTFRGGLDLTHNSGVYVGQWSPSVGLFDGSQLELNSYVGYAQPRLDDSVGYELGVIRYSFPEVETRNREEYYAGINLGSSRLGGAMSSSLGRTDSTLFLELGALRPFDVGVRMKYASHSMDSPMYHPGGSVRVFNDWSLNLSRSLLGMQMDLSYSDSSLRGAQCGVYSGQNAYCEGFMMFKAERSFF, encoded by the coding sequence ATGGACTACAGATATCTGATAGCGCTGATCCTCCTGCTGGGTGGCTGTGCCAGCCAGCCTGAGGTCGTCGAGCGCGAGGTCGGTCAATTCGATCTCAAGCTTGGCACCGCGCCGACGCGCAGCATGGCCCAAGGCCTGGTGCAGCCCACCACGGCCAGCACGTTTCGTGGCGGCCTTGACCTCACCCATAACAGCGGCGTGTATGTCGGTCAGTGGTCGCCCAGCGTCGGCCTGTTCGACGGCAGCCAGCTGGAGCTCAACAGCTACGTCGGCTATGCCCAACCCCGGCTCGACGATTCGGTGGGCTATGAGCTGGGCGTGATCCGCTACAGCTTTCCCGAAGTCGAGACGCGAAATCGTGAGGAGTACTACGCCGGTATCAACCTCGGCAGCAGCCGTCTGGGCGGCGCGATGAGCAGTTCGCTGGGACGAACGGACAGCACACTGTTTCTCGAGCTAGGAGCGCTGCGGCCATTCGATGTCGGGGTACGGATGAAGTACGCCAGCCACTCGATGGACAGTCCCATGTATCACCCTGGTGGCAGCGTGCGGGTATTCAACGACTGGTCGCTGAACCTCTCCCGCTCGCTGCTGGGCATGCAGATGGACCTGTCCTACAGCGACTCGAGCCTGCGCGGCGCGCAGTGCGGCGTCTACTCGGGGCAGAACGCCTATTGCGAAGGCTTCATGATGTTCAAGGCCGAGCGCTCGTTCTTCTGA
- a CDS encoding DksA/TraR family C4-type zinc finger protein, producing MATGWANEGAVQEQIDSTIEDAVQRARSRLGRGESLSHCEECGEKIPEARREAVPGVRLCIKCQSEQDKEEAKFSGYNRRGSKDSQLR from the coding sequence ATGGCCACCGGTTGGGCAAACGAGGGTGCGGTACAGGAGCAGATCGACAGCACCATCGAAGACGCGGTGCAGCGCGCACGCAGCCGGCTCGGCCGCGGCGAGAGCCTGAGCCACTGCGAAGAATGCGGGGAGAAGATCCCAGAAGCCCGACGTGAGGCGGTACCGGGCGTTCGGCTGTGTATCAAATGCCAGTCCGAGCAGGACAAGGAAGAGGCCAAGTTCAGTGGCTACAACCGCCGTGGCAGCAAGGACAGCCAGCTGCGTTGA
- a CDS encoding GAF domain-containing sensor histidine kinase: MVRSILDDLLTVQRISAVPAILQVVSETTGLRFAAVARVTETDWTACAVLDRIEFGLKVGGELDITTTLCSEIHASHRPIIISQVSADPDYCNHHTPQMYGFESYISVPVLRADGSMFGTLCALDPLPRNLSDPATLAMFESFARLLTLQIDAEEQQQATRAALADERTTGHQREQFIALLGHDLRTPLASIQAASDLLVRRSAERDTKQLAEHVRASSQRASRMVDDLLDFARGQLGNGIPLNWTAAANLHLTLLQVVNELRTAHPRRVILEQVPELPVFACDPDRLAQLLANLITNALHHGASTGPVIVRAEVVNGHFQLAVHNRGTPIPAQRLERLFRAYSQEDDTSRSGLGLGLFIVDQVAKAHGGRMQVSSNADVGTTFTFSMPIRRD; encoded by the coding sequence ATAGTGCGATCCATCCTCGACGACCTGCTCACCGTCCAACGCATCAGTGCCGTACCGGCGATTCTGCAAGTTGTCAGCGAGACGACCGGCTTGCGCTTCGCTGCGGTTGCCCGCGTCACCGAGACGGATTGGACTGCCTGCGCCGTGCTCGATCGCATCGAGTTCGGTCTGAAGGTTGGCGGCGAGCTCGATATCACCACGACCCTGTGCAGCGAAATTCACGCTTCGCACCGCCCAATCATCATCAGCCAGGTCAGTGCCGACCCCGACTACTGCAATCATCACACGCCACAGATGTATGGCTTCGAAAGCTATATCTCTGTGCCGGTACTGCGCGCAGATGGAAGCATGTTCGGCACACTCTGCGCACTCGACCCGCTGCCGCGAAATCTCTCGGATCCAGCCACACTGGCGATGTTCGAATCTTTCGCGCGCCTGCTGACGCTGCAGATCGACGCCGAGGAGCAGCAGCAGGCCACGCGTGCGGCGCTGGCCGACGAGCGCACCACCGGCCACCAGCGCGAACAGTTCATCGCCCTGCTCGGTCATGACCTGCGCACGCCGCTCGCTTCGATCCAGGCGGCCAGCGATCTGCTGGTTCGTCGCTCCGCCGAGCGTGACACGAAGCAGCTAGCCGAGCATGTACGCGCTTCCAGCCAGCGCGCCTCTCGGATGGTCGACGATCTGCTGGATTTCGCCCGCGGGCAGCTGGGTAATGGCATTCCCCTGAACTGGACGGCGGCAGCCAACCTGCACCTCACCCTGCTGCAGGTGGTCAACGAACTGCGCACCGCCCATCCACGCCGAGTCATTCTCGAACAGGTGCCGGAGCTGCCGGTGTTCGCGTGCGACCCGGACCGGCTCGCCCAGCTGCTGGCCAACCTGATCACCAACGCGCTGCACCACGGCGCGAGCACTGGTCCGGTAATCGTGAGGGCGGAGGTGGTTAACGGGCATTTCCAGCTAGCGGTGCACAACCGCGGTACGCCAATTCCAGCGCAACGACTGGAACGGCTGTTCCGCGCCTACTCGCAGGAAGACGATACGTCGCGCAGCGGCCTGGGACTTGGACTGTTCATCGTCGACCAAGTGGCGAAAGCCCATGGCGGCCGGATGCAGGTGAGCTCTAACGCCGACGTCGGCACCACCTTCACCTTTTCCATGCCGATCCGCCGGGACTGA
- a CDS encoding NCS1 family nucleobase:cation symporter-1, whose product MNHDDFQIKRIDPSLYNTDLAPLAPAKRKWGWFEIFNVWSNDIQSLFGYTLAATLFISYGLNGWAVLAGIVVAGFIVMGLVHLTGKPSVKYGIPFPVMARASMGVRGANFPAVVRGIVAIFWYGVQTYFASTAVALLIRALMGGDPQAATLLGLTAIDWAAYVIVCVFQVALFVRGVDWVTRFLNWAGPLVYLVMIVLMIAIWYQAGPSLLGALGSIFSGSGEHAGGPIAAFAAVVGTMVAYFAAVVINYGDFARFVKDERQMRIGNFLGLPVSLVIFSMIALVITAGTVVVFGETLTNPTDIVARIDNVTLTVVAAIIFFAATVGINLVANFIPPAYDIANLAPAKISARTGGFITAGIAFFIGALWVAFISEVGIAAFVDTLGAVLAPLYGIIVADYYLVRRQHLDLQQLFSAEREGIYHFNAGWNRKAMIAFGVSAVFSVASVWVPGLESLSGFAWLLGALFGGVLHYGLMRNQSLLARAAQPAPLG is encoded by the coding sequence ATGAATCACGACGACTTTCAGATCAAGCGGATCGACCCCAGTCTGTACAACACCGACCTTGCGCCACTCGCCCCCGCTAAACGCAAATGGGGCTGGTTCGAGATATTCAATGTGTGGTCCAACGACATACAAAGCCTGTTCGGCTACACCCTGGCCGCCACCCTGTTCATCAGTTACGGGCTCAATGGCTGGGCTGTACTGGCCGGCATTGTGGTCGCCGGCTTTATTGTCATGGGCCTGGTACACCTCACCGGAAAGCCCAGCGTGAAATACGGCATTCCATTCCCGGTGATGGCGCGGGCGAGCATGGGCGTGCGCGGCGCGAACTTTCCAGCGGTGGTGCGTGGCATCGTCGCGATCTTCTGGTACGGCGTGCAGACCTATTTCGCCTCGACTGCTGTAGCGCTGCTTATTCGTGCACTTATGGGCGGCGATCCACAAGCGGCCACCTTGCTGGGCTTGACTGCTATCGACTGGGCCGCCTACGTGATCGTCTGCGTGTTTCAGGTGGCGCTGTTCGTTCGCGGTGTCGACTGGGTGACGCGCTTTCTCAACTGGGCCGGCCCGCTGGTCTACCTGGTGATGATCGTGCTGATGATCGCCATCTGGTATCAGGCGGGCCCCAGCCTGCTCGGCGCCTTGGGCAGCATCTTCAGCGGCAGCGGCGAACACGCTGGCGGGCCGATCGCAGCATTCGCCGCAGTGGTGGGCACCATGGTCGCCTACTTCGCCGCGGTGGTGATCAACTACGGCGACTTCGCCCGCTTCGTGAAGGACGAGCGGCAGATGCGTATCGGCAACTTCCTCGGTTTGCCGGTAAGCCTGGTTATCTTCTCGATGATTGCGCTGGTGATCACTGCCGGAACCGTAGTGGTATTCGGCGAAACGCTGACCAACCCCACCGACATCGTTGCGCGCATCGACAACGTTACCCTGACGGTAGTCGCCGCCATCATCTTCTTTGCCGCCACGGTCGGCATCAACCTGGTCGCCAACTTCATTCCGCCGGCCTATGACATCGCCAACCTGGCGCCAGCCAAAATCAGCGCCCGTACCGGCGGTTTCATAACCGCAGGAATTGCCTTCTTCATCGGCGCGCTGTGGGTGGCCTTCATCAGCGAAGTCGGCATCGCCGCCTTCGTCGACACGCTGGGCGCCGTGCTGGCGCCGCTGTACGGCATCATCGTCGCCGACTACTACCTGGTACGCCGCCAACACCTGGATCTGCAGCAGCTGTTCTCCGCCGAGCGCGAGGGGATCTATCACTTCAACGCCGGTTGGAATCGCAAGGCGATGATTGCCTTCGGCGTCAGCGCGGTGTTTTCGGTAGCGTCGGTGTGGGTGCCGGGCCTGGAAAGCCTGTCCGGCTTCGCCTGGCTGCTGGGCGCGCTGTTCGGCGGGGTGCTGCACTACGGACTGATGCGTAACCAGTCGCTGCTCGCCAGGGCAGCACAACCCGCTCCGCTCGGCTGA